The Alphaproteobacteria bacterium DNA window CAGGGCCGTCTCCAGCTCAGTCCAGCGGTCGGCCATAGCCCCGTCCCTCGAGCCGATCAGGAAATGGCATCAAACAAACGACTAAAGCGAATAGCCACGGGCCAGCGCCATACCTGCCACAGGCGGGCGCTGCCATCGCTGGAGAAGAACAGGATTTCCGCGCGGCCCACCAGATTATCGGCTGGAATAAAGCCGACAGCGGAGAGATTGCGGCTGTCATCGGAATTGTCGCGATTATCCCCCATGGCAAAATAGTGCGCCGGCGGCACCACATATTCCTGTGTGTTGTCATAGAAGCCGTCATCGCCGCGGGACTCCAGAATCGGATGACTGCGGCCGTTGGGCAGCGTTTCGATGTATTGCGGCACGCTGCGCGAAATACCGCCGCGGGCCGTCACATAGTCCTCGATCCGCTGGCGTTCCACCGGCTGGCCGTTGATCGTCAATATGCCGGAGGTCACCTGAATGGTGTCGCCCG harbors:
- the lepB gene encoding signal peptidase I, with the protein product MSAARRRPGGWAETARTIFYALLIALVVRTFAFEPFNIPSGSMVPTLLVGDYMFVSKYAYGYSRHSLPWGLPLFDGRVWAGDGPERGDVVVFKQPGNEKTDFVKRIIGLPGDTIQVTSGILTINGQPVERQRIEDYVTARGGISRSVPQYIETLPNGRSHPILESRGDDGFYDNTQEYVVPPAHYFAMGDNRDNSDDSRNLSAVGFIPADNLVGRAEILFFSSDGSARLWQVWRWPVAIRFSRLFDAIS